From the Nodularia sp. NIES-3585 genome, one window contains:
- a CDS encoding GAF domain-containing protein, which translates to MLPLSHSDQQKALSGVISRIRESLDIDTIFKTTVTEVRHLLNTDRVGVFRFYPELAWEGEFIYEDVAAEWNSALTVKLRDHCFAADFAGLYQEGRTNFIADIYETGISDCHIQMLEAFQVRANIACPLMKGKDLWGLLCIHQCSGPRQWNTSEIEFVQLIAEHLGVALQQADYLEQVKIQSAQLAAAKAREKAAEWQKTIAITIEKIRQTLDLEIIFHTSTAELRQLLNADRVSIYRFNPDWSGEFAFESVGEGWCSLMDEQLKKPQLNENVSECSVKNLTNIPAIDTYLQDTAGGRFTRGEVYRICNDIYNAGFSDCYLRVLEGYQAKAYVIMAIYHGQKLWGLLAVYQNSQPRDWQEDEVYLLTQVGTQLGVALQQAEFLRQMQTQAAEISKSAERQKALANTVEKIRQSLDIDTIFKTTTQEVLRLLEVERVAIYRFYPDRSGEFVADSIVDGWTPMVKTQLVTKRIFSPDQQPNNYARNEIFVPISQGDKLWGLLVAYQNSQPRYWQDEEINLLAQVGVQLGVALQQAESLRQVQIQAEKLAKAAKRERKAAQREKTLAATVEKIRQSLDIDAIFKATTQEVQRLLEVDRVTIYRFNPDWSGEFVAESLTPSLTPVQELLPMIADDYLQSTQGSDFANGKIMVVPDIYHINDTITSIPLTTPILARAFMIVPIFQGDKLWGLLAAYQNIKPRNWQENEIDLLVQIGSQLGVGIQQAELLEQTQRQKEALAETLKELKQAQSQLIQSEKMAGLGQLVAGIAHEINNPITFISGNITYVNEHTKNLFKLLSLYEQQYPQAIGEIEQQTTEIDLDFIADDLPKIITSMTMGAERISQLVLSLRNFSRLDESGVKPVDIHEGIDSTLLVLKHRLQPPGNSFAIEVVRKYGNLPLVPCYAAQMNQVFMNIINNAIDALKESVADGTITASPQICICTEVIEQNKILVRICDNGCGVPENMRSRIFEPFFTTKEPGQGTGLGLSISYQIIVEKHGGKIECVSESGKGCEIQLEIPIKQSFR; encoded by the coding sequence ATGCTCCCTCTATCTCACAGCGACCAGCAGAAAGCCCTATCTGGAGTAATTTCCCGCATTCGTGAGTCTCTGGATATAGACACCATTTTTAAAACCACCGTCACGGAAGTACGCCACCTCTTAAATACTGACCGGGTAGGGGTATTTCGTTTTTATCCTGAATTGGCATGGGAAGGGGAATTTATCTATGAGGATGTGGCAGCAGAATGGAATTCAGCATTAACGGTTAAACTGCGCGACCACTGCTTTGCTGCGGACTTTGCTGGACTATATCAGGAAGGTCGAACTAATTTCATCGCTGATATTTATGAAACTGGGATCAGCGATTGCCATATTCAGATGCTAGAAGCATTCCAAGTCCGTGCTAACATAGCTTGTCCTTTGATGAAGGGTAAAGACTTATGGGGATTATTGTGTATTCATCAGTGTAGTGGACCTCGGCAATGGAACACATCAGAAATTGAATTTGTGCAACTGATCGCTGAACATTTAGGCGTAGCTTTGCAGCAAGCAGATTACTTAGAACAAGTAAAAATCCAATCGGCACAACTAGCAGCAGCAAAAGCCAGAGAAAAAGCCGCAGAATGGCAGAAAACCATAGCCATAACCATAGAAAAAATTCGTCAAACTCTTGACCTAGAAATTATTTTCCACACAAGTACAGCCGAACTACGGCAGTTGTTGAATGCTGACCGTGTATCTATCTATCGCTTCAATCCAGATTGGAGTGGTGAATTTGCCTTTGAATCTGTCGGCGAGGGTTGGTGTTCCCTCATGGATGAGCAATTAAAAAAACCACAATTAAATGAAAATGTTAGTGAATGTAGCGTCAAAAATTTAACTAATATTCCCGCAATAGATACTTATTTACAAGATACAGCAGGTGGTCGCTTTACTAGAGGTGAAGTTTATCGGATTTGTAATGATATTTACAATGCAGGGTTTAGTGATTGCTACCTTCGAGTTTTAGAAGGTTATCAAGCAAAAGCTTACGTGATCATGGCTATTTACCACGGTCAAAAACTCTGGGGCTTGCTAGCCGTATACCAAAACTCCCAGCCGCGTGATTGGCAAGAAGATGAAGTCTATTTGCTCACTCAAGTAGGCACTCAATTAGGTGTAGCTTTGCAGCAAGCAGAATTTTTGCGCCAAATGCAAACCCAAGCAGCCGAAATCAGTAAATCTGCGGAAAGGCAAAAAGCGCTAGCGAACACAGTAGAAAAAATTCGCCAATCTCTGGATATTGACACTATATTTAAAACCACTACTCAAGAAGTTCTGCGGTTATTAGAAGTAGAACGAGTGGCAATTTATCGCTTTTACCCTGACAGGAGTGGCGAATTTGTGGCTGATTCTATAGTTGATGGCTGGACACCAATGGTGAAGACCCAATTAGTCACAAAACGCATTTTTTCCCCAGATCAGCAACCGAACAATTACGCACGAAATGAAATCTTTGTGCCAATTTCTCAAGGCGATAAACTATGGGGATTATTAGTAGCTTATCAAAACTCCCAGCCTCGTTATTGGCAAGATGAAGAAATAAATTTGCTGGCACAAGTTGGTGTACAACTGGGAGTAGCATTGCAGCAAGCCGAGTCTTTACGGCAAGTGCAAATCCAAGCTGAAAAATTAGCTAAAGCTGCCAAACGAGAACGCAAAGCAGCACAAAGAGAAAAAACCCTAGCTGCAACTGTAGAAAAAATTCGTCAGTCGTTGGATATTGACGCTATCTTTAAAGCTACAACTCAAGAAGTCCAAAGGCTATTAGAAGTTGATCGAGTTACAATCTATCGTTTCAATCCCGATTGGAGTGGCGAATTTGTCGCTGAATCATTAACCCCAAGTTTGACACCAGTGCAAGAACTTCTGCCGATGATTGCAGATGACTATTTGCAATCAACCCAAGGGTCAGACTTTGCTAATGGTAAAATTATGGTAGTTCCAGATATTTATCATATCAATGATACGATTACCAGTATTCCTCTAACTACGCCAATTTTAGCCAGAGCATTCATGATAGTGCCAATCTTTCAAGGCGATAAACTTTGGGGATTGTTAGCCGCGTATCAGAACATCAAACCTCGTAACTGGCAAGAGAATGAGATAGATTTGCTAGTACAAATTGGTAGTCAATTAGGCGTAGGAATTCAGCAAGCAGAATTACTGGAACAGACTCAAAGGCAAAAAGAAGCACTTGCAGAAACTCTTAAAGAATTGAAACAAGCTCAAAGCCAGTTAATCCAAAGTGAAAAAATGGCAGGCTTAGGGCAGTTAGTTGCTGGGATAGCACATGAAATTAACAACCCAATTACCTTCATTTCTGGTAACATCACTTACGTTAATGAACACACCAAAAATTTATTTAAATTACTGAGTCTTTACGAGCAGCAATATCCCCAAGCAATAGGCGAAATTGAACAACAAACAACAGAAATAGATTTAGATTTTATTGCTGATGACTTGCCAAAAATTATTACTTCCATGACCATGGGAGCAGAGCGAATCTCTCAATTAGTTTTGTCTTTGCGAAATTTTTCTCGGCTTGACGAATCAGGAGTGAAGCCTGTTGACATTCATGAAGGCATTGATAGTACTCTCTTAGTTTTAAAACATCGCCTGCAACCACCGGGTAATTCTTTTGCTATTGAGGTAGTTAGAAAATATGGTAATTTGCCTCTCGTGCCGTGTTATGCAGCCCAGATGAATCAGGTATTTATGAATATAATTAATAATGCTATCGATGCTTTGAAAGAGTCAGTAGCAGATGGAACAATAACGGCAAGTCCTCAAATTTGTATTTGTACAGAAGTTATAGAGCAGAATAAAATTTTAGTTCGCATTTGTGATAATGGTTGTGGCGTTCCTGAGAATATGCGATCGCGCATTTTTGAACCTTTCTTTACCACCAAGGAACCGGGGCAAGGTACTGGCTTAGGGCTATCTATTAGCTATCAAATTATTGTAGAAAAACACGGTGG
- the petN gene encoding cytochrome b6-f complex subunit PetN gives MATLTLGWVSLLAVFTWSIAMVVWGRNGL, from the coding sequence ATGGCAACTTTGACACTGGGTTGGGTATCACTCTTGGCTGTGTTTACTTGGTCAATTGCAATGGTAGTTTGGGGACGTAACGGATTATAG